TGATCTCGGCAAGGGTCGCTCCCTGAAATAGATAGGCCGCTTTCGGGTTCCCGATCTCACGAGAATTTTCAAAGTTATAATAGGCAAACCCGATTCCTTGATAAGCGCCGCGGTAGATCTGTCCGGTACGGCTGTCGGGATGGAACTGAAAAGCATATTTCAGGTGAGAGGAAAAGGCATACCTGATCGGTCGGGATTGCTCATTCTCTCCCCTCAGGAATTTGTTGGTGGGAATGATGTAACCCGGACGGCCTCCTATTTCTAACCGGTGAATAAGAGTTGGCCGGTCGGAGTAAACCGAATCGGGATAGAGTTGTGACCGCACGCCTCCTGTGTTCCAGAAAAACAGGATGGTAAGAAGGAGTATGCTTCTATTGATCTTTGTTTTGCTCATAGCGCTTCCGATATGGCAGATCCCGGACTTCCGACTGAATCAATTCTTCAGTTAGTATTACATCCGTTCGGGTACATCTATGCCAAATAATTTCATTCCTTTTTTGATGGTCAGGGCTATATTTTTTGACAATAACAACCGGAAATCACGTAATGAGCTGTTCTCTTCACGAAGGATGGAGAAATCGTGGTAGAACTGGTTGAACTCTTTTGCCAGTTCGTACACATAGTTCCCGATGAGAGAGACATTGTATTCGGTGCCTGCCTGTTTCACCACCGCATCGAATTCCGCGAGTAACTGTACCAGCCCTTCTTCTTTCCCGGAAAGGGTGAGGGTGTTCTCCAGTCTTTCAGGAATAGTGATGCCCTGTTCACTGGCTTTGCGCAGGACGGATTGTATACGTGCGTGCGTGTATTGAATGAATGGCCCTGTGTTCCCGTTAAAATCGATCGATTCTTTCGGATTAAAGGTCATGTTTTTCTTCGGGTCTACTTTCAGTATAAAGTATTTGAGGGCGCCCATACCTACCATCTCTGCGATTTTATCCGCTTCTTCGGTAGATATACCATCCAGTTTACCCAATTCTTTCGATGTCTCACGGGCAGTTTCCACCATTTCGGTCATCAGGTCGTCGGCATCGACCACTGTCCCTTCACGCGATTTCATTTTTCCTTCGGGTAGTTCCACCATGCCGTAAGAGAAGTGTACGAGTCCTTTGCCAAACTCAAATCCAAGCATGTCGAGAAGAATGGAAAGTACCTGGAAATGATAGTTCTGTTCATTCCCCACCACATAGATCATGGTGTCGATGGGATAGTCGTCAAACCGTAATTTGGCTGTACCGATATCCTGCGTCATATAGACCGATGTCCCGTCGGCACGTAGTAGCAGCTTGTGATCCAGCCCGTAGGGAGTTAGGTCGGCCCATACCGATCCATCTTCTTTCCGGTAGAAAAGTCCTTGATTCAGACCTCGCAGTACCTCTTCTTTTCCGGCAAGATAGGTCTCCGATTCATAATAGATTTTATCGAATGATACTCCCATTCGGTGGTAGGTCTCGTCAAATCCTGCATATACCCACTCGTTCATCCGCTTCCACAGGTTGACGGTCTCTTCGTCCCCGGCTTCCCATTTGCGTAACATTTCGCGGGCTTCCGCCATCAGTTGCGACTGTTCCTCGGCATCCTCTTTCGACATGCCTTTTTCCTGTAATGAACCCAATTCCTCTTTATATTTTTTATCGAACAACACATAATAGTCGCCGATCAGGTGATCCCCCTTTTTACCGGAAGATTCGGGCGTTTCGCCGTTGCCCCACTTCTGCCAGGCCAGCATCGATTTGCAGATATGGATACCCCGGTCGTTCACGATATTGGTTTTTACCACCCGTTTTCCGTTAGCTGCCAATACTTCGCACAACGAATGTCCCAGGAGGTTGTTTCGCACATGCCCCAGGTGCAATGGTTTATTGGTGTTGGGGGAAGAGTACTCTATCATATAGAGTGGTGCATCATCCGCTACAGGTGTGAAACCGTAATCAGGTTCTCCGTCGATCTGTTCCAATAACCGGAGCCAGGCTTCTGCCGTAATTTCCAGATTCAGAAATCCTTTGATTACATTGAATCCGGAGACGATATCTGCGTTTTCCGTTAACCAGGAACCTATTTCCTGTGCCGTCTCTTCCGGTTTCTTCCGGGAGATTTTTAGCAAAGGGAAGGTGACGAGCGTGTAGTGCCCTTTAAACTCTTTCTTTGTTTTTTGAAGCGTGATTTGCGACGTTTCCACGTCTTCGTGATAAAGTTCTTTTATTGCGCGGATAATGACATCCTGAAGATTATTCTCGATATGCATATCTTGATATTGCTGTTTTAGAGACACAAAAGTAGTAAAAAATAATGGAAAACCGTTGCTTCTATCTGCCTGTAAACTCCATTGATAGGTACTTCAATTTCTCATCCATATTTTTTAGATTATTGATTAAGGAATATTTTCAATATTTCGGAAATAATAATTAATTCCGCCACTGGATTTATACACAATATCAATCGTATGAAATCTTATTTGTGTTGTAATCATTCTTATGTCGGAGCTTAATGCATGGCAAGTCTCCTTTTTTATGAAAAGAAAAGATGAGGTAGCGAAGCAGGTTGCGGATAGGATCATTCAATCCATTGCCATCGAAAGTTAAAGGAATGGTGATTGGTTACCGGAATTCCCGTTCTTCATGATATCCTGAATTACCAGGCCTGAGAGGGTGAAGCCGAAGACGGCGGTCACCTGCACCATGGTGCCGTTGGTCTGCGCTTTACGGAAACTGCCTTTCTCATCGGCATCGGGCAGGGCTTCTGTGCCTATGTTGGAGAGTCGTTCCTCGCTGTAGACACACAAGATCGGTTTTTGTAGTTTTGCTCCTTTCCGCAGGCGGTCACGTAATGCCGATGCCAGCTTGCATCCACGTACTTTCCAGAACTCCGCTACCCTGATTTGTTGCGGATCTATCTTGAGTGCTGCACCCATAGAGGAGAAGACAGTGGCTCCGCTTTCCGATGCTGCGGTGAGCAGATGCGTCTTGTGTGCGAGTGAGTCGATAGCGTCGATCACATAATCATACTGTTCCAATTGAAATGAAGAGGATGAGCCGGCACTGTAAATTTCCGGGATTGCATTGATAGTGGCGAAGGGGTTGATTTCCTGTAGCCGCTTTTTAAGTACCTCCACTTTCAACTGTCCAATTGTTTGGGTAGTAGCAGGTAGTTGACGATTGCTGTTGGCAACGGCCACTTTATCTGAGTCGACAATAGTAAGGTGCATTATTCCGCTCCGGATCAATCCTTCGGCACACCAACTGCCTACACCGCCCACCCCGAAAAGTATTACTTTTTTTGTGGCGAGCGACTGCATTGCTTCCCTGCCGATCAGCAGTTCTGTACGGGCAAATAGTTCGTTGTACTCCATTTTTGTTTTCAAATCGCGCACAAAAGTAATAATGAAACAATATAGCGTTATCTCAAAGGTGAAAAACTATCGGTATTATTGATCGCGATCGCTGAGTTCGAGCCAGCGCATTGTTTTCTCATCAATAAGATCGATCAGTTCGGACAGGCGGTTCGATTTGGCCATCAGTTTTTCTGTGGACAGGTTTCCGGAGGAGAGTTCGTTGGTGATACGTTCTTTTTCCGCTTCCATTTGTTCTATCTCCTGTTCGAGTGATTCGAACTCCTGTTTTTCCTTAAACGAAAGTTTTTTCTTCTCTTCAGGCCTTTTCCGGTGGGGTGGCGTTTCCGGTACTGAAGTGGAGGTTTTGGGGCCGCCGCCAGCCGTTTTTTCCTCTTTTGCTGTTTTTTTCTCTTCTGCCACTTTCCATTCCCGGTATTGCGTATAGTTCCCCGGAAAGTCCTGAATCTGTGCGTTGCCATGGAATACCAGCAGGTGATCTACCACCTTATCCATAAAATAGCGGTCATGCGACACTACGATAAGGCATCCCTTGAAGCCTGCAAGATACTCTTCTAATATATTCAGCGTAAGAATGTCAAGGTCATTGGTCGGCTCGTCCAGTACTAAAAAATTGGGATTTTTGATCAGTACCGTACAGAGGTAGAGTCGTCGTTTTTCACCCCCGCTGAGTTTATATACATAATTATGTTGTTTCTCGGGCGGGAAGAGGAAGTGTTGCAGGAATTGGGAGGCGGTCAGGCGGTGGCCGTCACCCAGGTCGATCACTTCGGCAATAGCCTGTACCACATCGATCACTTTTGTCTGTTCGTCGAATTGCAATCCATCCTGGCTGTAATAGCCGAAATTGACCGTTTCGCCGATATCAAAACCGCCGCTGTCGGGTTCTTCCACTCCCAGCAGCATCTTCACAAATGTGGATTTTCCTGTACCGTTATTTCCCACGACACCCATCTTTTCATAACGGGTGAAGATATAGTTGAATTTTTCGGTAATCCTGACGTTGCCGAACCGCTTGCTGACCTCTTTTGCCTCGAAGATCTTTTTCCCGATATAGCTGCCCTTTGCGGCCAGGCGGATATTTTGCCCATCCTTTTTCTGCTGGGCTTTCTCTTCGAGCGAATAAAATGCATCGATACGCGATTTGGCTTTGGTGCCCCTGGCCTGTGGTTGCCGCCGCATCCAGTCCAACTCTTTCCTCAGCAGATTCCTGGCCTTTTCGGTTTCGGCATTTTGTGCCATGACCCGCTCATCCCGTTTTTCTAAATAGTAGGAATAGTTACCTTTATAAGAAAAAACCTGTTTGTTATCAATCTCCAATATCTGGTTGCAGACCCGGTCGAGGAAATAGCGGTCGTGTGTGACCATCAGCAGGCTGATATTGTTGCGCGTGAGATGCTCTTCCAGCCACTCCACCATCTCAAGGTCGAGGTGGTTGGTCGGCTCATCCATGATCAGCAGTTCCGGTTCACTGATCAGCACATTGGCCAGCGCCACCCGTTTCACTTGTCCGCCCGAGAGTTCCCCTATCTTCTGTTGAAAATCGGTAATCTTTAATTGCGTCAGTATCTGTTTGATGCGCTGCTCGTAATCCCAGGCGTTATGCAGGTCCATCCCGGCAAGCAAATGGTCTAATCCCTCCTGGTTTCCGGAGGAGATCACCTCTTCATAGCGGGCGATCAGCTTCACTGTCTCATTGTCGGTGCTGAAGCAGGTCTCTAATACCGTCTTTTCAGGATCGAAAGCCGGCGACTGTTCCAGGTAGGCCAGCCGGATATCGTTGCGGAATACCACCCTCCCATCGTCGTACGGTTCTTTTCCGGCAAGGATATTCAACAGGGTGGTCTTACCCGATCCGTTGGGGGCGATCAAACCAATCTTATCCCCTTCGGCAATGCCGAAAGAAATGTCGTTGAATAATACTAAGTCACCGAAACTTTTGGTCAGCCGGTCAATTTGAAGAAGGGGTGTGGGCATGCTTCGTCTGTTTTTTGCGTACAAATGTACAAACTATTTCGTTAAGTCAAATGAACAGGGCCAACCCCTAAAACACCCATCTTAAATAACTAAAAAGATCGGAACGGCGTTTTCCGTCGATCAGTTCGGTGCCGCTGCCAATGGTGTCGCGGTTGAAGTAACGGGTATGTCCGAATTTCACGGAGAAAGAGAGGTTATCCGTGATCGCGTATTTTGCGGAGAATGCCAGTCGGCAACCCTTCCCGTAAAACGAGGGCATATAAAAGCTGTTCAGCAGGTTCCGTTCGTGGGAATAGAGCCGTGCCTCATAGGTGTCGGCGTTGAACCATGCCAGGTAGGCATCTCCGGTTAGCGAGCCTTTTCCCCGGTAACCGATATTTTGCGAGAGCATAAATCCGTTTTCGGCCGGGAAATGCTTCTCCTTGTAATGCGCCATGTCAGCGGTAGTGCGGAAATTCCACCCGCTCCGCAGATCGCGGGAGTACCTGAGACGGAATTTATGGGTGGCGTAGGGGAGAACCGACCGGCTTTTCTCATCCGGCCAGGCGGTATTCTTCTCCTTTTGTTTGTACTTGTATCGCCCTTCCAGAAACGACTGACGCGAGAAAGTGTAGGTTCCCAGAAGGTAAAGATCGACTGCATTCGATGGCGTATCTATATTATATTTCAGCCATGGGAAGCGGACAAAATCGGCATAGGCGGTTACCGAGAATTTGGGGAAAGGACGGAATTCAGTGCCGATATACAATCCTCGCTCGTTTTGCACGTCGCTCCCTTCCGAGAATGCCTGTGCATAAAAGGCATTGTAAGAAATAGGATAGTGCCTGTGTAACAGTGAAAACGACAGGTTGCCGGAGAAGCGGTATTGCAGGGTATTCAATGTAGCGACCGCTCCATTCCTGGCAAAGGATGTCTCACCCGCGAATATCAAGCCGGGGAGTTGATAGGAGTAATCGATGCTCGCGTTGAAGTTGGAAAAATCTCTCAGAGAGTAAAAGTTGTAATCCCGGAGTGTGGGATTGTACATCCTGTTATATTGGTAATATATACCGCTGATACCTATCTGCAAGCGGTCTTTTCGGAAGTTGATGTTGCCTCCCGCCACCTGCTCCCGCGTATTCCTCTTCTTCCCGATTTCAAGCGGGGTGCGATGCAGGCCGTCTACCTTGAACGAGGTGATATGGCCGTCGTCCGACAGGTTGGCGTCGATCTTTTTATTGGAATAAAAGCCGGTGATGGCGAAATTCCTGAATTCCGCCACCGCGGCAGTTCCCCTAAAAAAACCGTCTTCGGCGGTGGAAAAGTGGCGTTTGGGTTGTAAGGTCCGCCGGGCAATATTGCCGGTGCTCCATGACTTGCTGATCATGAAATCGTTGTTCAGCACCAGCCCTTGGCCGAAAGAGAGCCGGTAATCCCCTAACACGACCGTTTTCAACCAACCTATATCGTTTATAATCAGGTGAAAGCCGTAATGGTCATATCCTTTCGGATAGTCCGGTTTGAAAAAAGGCTCTCCCGCGTCTTTTTCGGCTGTAATCCCCATCTGCACCTTGTTCCGGTAACGGAAAGAATAACGGAGGGAGGCGTAAAAATCTTCCCCGCGGTATTTACGGTTGGGATACCGTTCAAGGATGCTGTCCGGAAACTCACCGTAGCCGGCTCGCTGTGTCAGCGTTTTGTCAAAACGGGACTGGAGTTCGTGACGGCCGTTTTTCAGGATATCGGACACCTGTGGGCGGGCTGCTTTATCTTCCGTTTCACCTACATAAAAAAAGGGTAGGATCATCTCTACGGTCTTGATATCAAGAAGTGGTACGTTCCTCAATTCGAACAAGGTATATATGGGACGGTTTTTTTCTAAAAAACGGAAGATGGCGTCGGCATCTTCCATGGAAAGCAATGGGAAATTTTCCAATTGCTCACGGGTGGCCGTGTTCAGGTTTATGGGATTGTTTTCCAGTTGCAACAATTCTTCATACATGTTTTCAATGGCAGCTTCATTCATTTCCTCCTCGGCCAGTTGTTCCACGAGTTTACGCCAATCCCCGGGCTGCTGTGCCTGTGTTATGCCTGTGGAAACGAGAGCCAAGGTTAAGAGAAGGGTCAAGAGGCAGGGTTTCATCAGACTTGATTTTTGATTGTAACATATTAATCTTATTTTCAATATTTTACTTCTCAATTCAATGGTTCACTCTCAATGACACACTCATTGTCATCGCTCTCATGTCCTATTCCCTGCAAAAATAACGATCTTTTTCCTTATTTCCTAAACATTTGATTATGAATTGATAAATTATCTTTTTGATGATAATATCCTTTTGTTTTTGTACTAATAGCTATATTTTTTGATATATTTTAGTCAAAATGTTTTATTTTTATTTGTTTTATAATCTTTTTGATTATCTTTGCGCTTTAATATTGTCAAAAAGATTTTATTTCCTCGTATTTGATTTCAAAAAGATTGTTTGTTTTAGGTTTTGGTTACTTATAGATTAAAGATTGAAGGTTATTCATTTAAAAAGCAAAAAAGATGAAAAAGGTAAAATTATTTTTTGTGCTGATTGCAGTCTTAGGAACTGCAAATGGGGTCAAAGGGCAGGAGGTGGCTGTCTCGGCAGGGGCCGATATTGTAAGTTCGTATATCTGGCGTGGCCAGTATTGTGGTCCGGCCGCGGTACAACCGGGTATTTCACTTTCGGCAGGCAATTTTTCAATTGGGGCATGGGGATCGACCAGTTTCGAAAGTAGCTGGAGGGAGTTTGACCTGTATGCCGGTTACTCCATTGGCAATTTTTCGGTATTGGTGACCGATTATTTCTTTCCCCGGAATCTTCCGGACGGTGAAGGCAGCGGTTATTTTGATTATTCGGAGCATGTTTTTGAAGCCACATTGGGTTACTCATTCGGAGAATCTTTTCCCCTTTCATTAGCATGGAATACCAATTTTGCGGGGGATGATGATTATTCCAGCTATTTCGAAGCATCCTACTCCCTTCCGGTCGGGAGTGTCAATGTGGATTTGATATTGGGTGCAACTCCCTGGGAAGGCGCTTATTCAGATGGGTTCGCATTGATCAATGCGTCGATAAAAGCAAGCAAAGAGATAACCATCACCGATTCATTTTCACTTCCGGTTTTTACCCAGGCAATTCTGAATCCTGATACGAAGGATGTCTTCCTGGTCTTCGGTATGAGTTTTTGATAAAATCTATTCTTTACACTAAATATATTAATTATAACAAACATTTATGAAGAAAATTGAAGCAATTATCCGCAAGTCAAAGTTCGACGAGGTTCGGGCTGCCTTGCATGAGGCTGACATAGACTTCCTTTCATGGTGGGGAGTAAAAGGTCAGGGAACAGCAAAACAGGGTCTTATTTTCCGGGGGATCGCTTACGATGTCAATGCCATCGAGCGTATTTATCTCTCTTTCGTGGTCAGGGAAGTAAATGTGCAAAAATCGATCGACGCTATTTTACGATCCGCTTATACGGGTGAAAGTGGAGACGGCCGGATTTTCGTGTCAACCATTGAGCAATCCATCCGGATCCGTACAGGTGACCGTGGCGATGAGTCATTGTATGACAAAGAGCAAAAGGATGCTTAAAACTCCCAAAAGATAGAATGATTAAAAAATAACTTTTACAGATTATGAAGCATAAAATAATAAAATATATAATGATGTTTTGCGCATTATTTGCCATACCTGCTATTGCTTTTGCACAGGACGATGCGGTACCTGTCCTGAACAGCGGTGATACTGCCTGGATTATAGTAGCCACTATTCTTGTAATGATGATGACCATTCCCGGGCTGGCCCTGTTCTACGGAGGTCTGGTACGCCGGAAGAATGTATTGAGTGTATTGATGCAGTGTCTTATTCTGACCGCTGTAATCATTATAGAGTGGGTAGCGATTGGTTATAGCCTGGCCTTTACTTCGCTGGAGGGAGGTTTGAATGCTGTTGTGGGTGGTTTCGATAAAATATTCCTGCAAGGCGTAGGGATCAATGACCTGCTTGACGGTTATGCTATTCCTGAACTTTTGTTTGTGTCGTTTCAGGGAATGTTTGCCGTTATTACGCCTGCATTGATCATCGGTGCATTTGCCGAACGTATCAAATTCAGCGGCTTCCTGCTGTTCTCCGTGTTATGGGCGCTGGTGGTTTACAATCCGCTGGCCCACTGGGTCTGGGGCGGCGGCTGGATAGGTGAAATGGGTGCCATCGATTTTGCAGGAGGGACTGTGGTGCATATCAATGCAGGAATATCAGCATTGGTGATGGCTGTCCTGCTCGGTAAAAGGAAGGGATGGAATGTAAAAGGAGCCGCCCCCATCACTCCGCATAATGTGCCGTTCGTGGTGGTCGGTACGGCTTTGCTGTGGTTGGGATGGCTGGGATTTAACGGCGGAAGCGGCCTGGCAGCAGACGGCTTGTCTGCAAGTGCTTTACTGGTTACCAACATAGCCGCGGCAGCTGCGGCGCTGACTTGGACTGCGCTCGACTGGGTTATCAACAAAAAACCGACTGTGGTTGGTTTTTGTACGGGCGTTATTGCCGGTCTGGTTGCCATTACACCTGCTGCGGGCTCTTCCGGCGTATTGGGGGCTTTTGTTATCGGGTTGGTAGCCGGTTTGGTTTGCTTCTTTATGGTAGCGTATGTGAAGCCAAAATTGGGTTATGATGATTCATTGGACGCCTTCGGGGTGCATGGTGTCGGCGGTGTCGTCGGTTCACTTCTCATCGGGATTTTTGCCACACAGGCGATTACCGGCGAAGGAGGAGCGCAAGGAGCACTCTACGGCGATTGGAATCAGTTGTGGATACAGGTCGTGGCAACTGTTGCCACTATTGCATTCAGTGCGATTATGACATGGATATTATTCAAGATTGTGGATAGTATAGTGGGTATCAGGGCGAGTGCGGAAAGTGAATCTGTCGGACTCGATATCTCCGAACACGGTGAAATAGCGTATGAATAAAACCACCCGTCATTTGATCTTTCTTAATTTCGGGACAAGCTGCCTCTACAAGGGCGGCTTGTTTTTTCTCTCGGCTTTCACTAAATTTCCATAATATAGGATGCGCCTCGGAAAAACCTAAGCAAGCTTGGCTTTTCTCCCGGCTTTCACTATATTTGCCCCGGTTTTTAACTTAAACAGGATATGAGCAAAGCTCTATTGTTTTTACTGTTTCCCGTTATCCTGTGCCTGTCATGCGGAAACTGGGGCAGACAGGAGAGGACGTACGATTTTCCTCAGATTGTAGAGTCGGATACATTACGCATACTGACTCTGAATACATCCACTTCCTATTTCATATACCGGGATCAACCCATGGGATACCATTACGATATGATTCGTGATTTCTGCAAGCATCATGGGTTAGTCCCGGAGATTATTGTGGCCGGGAATACAGGAGCTATGGTAGAGATGCTACAAAACAAGGAAGCTGATGTAATTGCTTACAGTATACCGGTCACCAATGCTTTGAAAGATTCAATACTATATTGCGGACTCCGGCAAATTTCACATCAGGTGTTGGTACAACGTGCGGGACAGGGCGATACTCTGTTGACGGATGTGACCGGTTTGATCGGTAAGCAGGTGACAGTGATCGATAAGTCGAAATACCTGGACAGGATAAATAACCTTAATGACGAACTGGGAGGAGGTATTCTGATCGATAGGGTAGACAGTGACACTATTGTTGTGGAAGATCTGATCCGGATGGTTTCGCGGGGAGAGATCGCCTATACAGTGGCTGACGATGACCTGGCTATGCTCAACCATACCTATTTCGGAAACCTGAATGTGGATCTTCCGGTCAGCTTCGACCAGCGCTCTTCGTGGGTGGTAAGAAAAGATACTCCTCTACTTGCTGATTCGCTGGACAGCTGGATGAAGAGCCGCTCTTCCGGGACTGCTTTTCTACGGATCATCAAACGCTATTTTGAAGAAACAAAAGGATATTCCGTCTTCTTAAGACCCTCTTTCCGGGAGATTTCCGGCCATGGGGTTATTTCCCCTTTTGATTCCTATTTCAAACGATATGGGAAAGAGTCGGGAATCGACTGGCGGCTGCTTGCTTCGGTTTCCTATCAGGAGTCCAGATTCGAGACGGAAGGACAATCATGGGCGGGTGCTACAGGGTTGATGGGATTAATGCCGGCTACTGCCGCTTCATTGGGTGCAGAAGGAGAGCAACTTTTTGATCCTGAGAAAAACATAAGTGCAGGTACGGAATACCTGAAAAATCTGCTTCACATTTTCCGTTTTATAAATAACCCTGATGAGAGAATAAAAATGGCTTTAGCTGCTTATAACGGAGGCCTCGGCCATGTATTCGATGCATTGGCACTGACAGAAAAATATGGTGGTGATAAAGAGGTATGGGACAGTAACGTGGAGAGATATTTGCAGTTGAAACGCCTGGAGCAGTACTACCGGGATCCGGTTTGTAAAAATGGGTATTTCAGGGCAGATGAAACAATCAAATATGTACGCGATGTGATAGACAGATGGGAGATATACAAGGAGAAGGTGAAAGAATGAAAATCCTGTTGATCATTCAATAAAAAAATCACTATCTTTGCCATCGGTGTGAAAATCATATTTACAGAAAATAAAACATGTCAGTCATAATCAATAAAGTCAGAACGAAAGATGATTTGAAAAAATTCATCCAATTCGGTATCGATCTCTATGAAGGGAATGAGTATTTTGTCCCTCCGTTGATCTACGATGAGAGAGCCACACTCAACTGGAGTAAAAATCCGGCATTCGATCATTGTGATGCAAACTATTTCCTGGCATATCGCGACGATAAGATCGTGGGTAGGATTGGTGTCATCATCAACCATAAAGCGAATGAGAAATGGAACGAACGGAATGCCCGATTCGGTTTTGTGGATTTTATTGATGATAGTGAAGTGGTAGATGCCCTTTTCGGTGCGGCTGAGAGTTGGGCCCGGTCGAGGGGGATGGACAAGATACACGGGCCGCTCGGCT
This window of the Proteiniphilum saccharofermentans genome carries:
- the argS gene encoding arginine--tRNA ligase; protein product: MHIENNLQDVIIRAIKELYHEDVETSQITLQKTKKEFKGHYTLVTFPLLKISRKKPEETAQEIGSWLTENADIVSGFNVIKGFLNLEITAEAWLRLLEQIDGEPDYGFTPVADDAPLYMIEYSSPNTNKPLHLGHVRNNLLGHSLCEVLAANGKRVVKTNIVNDRGIHICKSMLAWQKWGNGETPESSGKKGDHLIGDYYVLFDKKYKEELGSLQEKGMSKEDAEEQSQLMAEAREMLRKWEAGDEETVNLWKRMNEWVYAGFDETYHRMGVSFDKIYYESETYLAGKEEVLRGLNQGLFYRKEDGSVWADLTPYGLDHKLLLRADGTSVYMTQDIGTAKLRFDDYPIDTMIYVVGNEQNYHFQVLSILLDMLGFEFGKGLVHFSYGMVELPEGKMKSREGTVVDADDLMTEMVETARETSKELGKLDGISTEEADKIAEMVGMGALKYFILKVDPKKNMTFNPKESIDFNGNTGPFIQYTHARIQSVLRKASEQGITIPERLENTLTLSGKEEGLVQLLAEFDAVVKQAGTEYNVSLIGNYVYELAKEFNQFYHDFSILREENSSLRDFRLLLSKNIALTIKKGMKLFGIDVPERM
- a CDS encoding tRNA threonylcarbamoyladenosine dehydratase — translated: MEYNELFARTELLIGREAMQSLATKKVILFGVGGVGSWCAEGLIRSGIMHLTIVDSDKVAVANSNRQLPATTQTIGQLKVEVLKKRLQEINPFATINAIPEIYSAGSSSSFQLEQYDYVIDAIDSLAHKTHLLTAASESGATVFSSMGAALKIDPQQIRVAEFWKVRGCKLASALRDRLRKGAKLQKPILCVYSEERLSNIGTEALPDADEKGSFRKAQTNGTMVQVTAVFGFTLSGLVIQDIMKNGNSGNQSPFL
- a CDS encoding ABC-F family ATP-binding cassette domain-containing protein; its protein translation is MPTPLLQIDRLTKSFGDLVLFNDISFGIAEGDKIGLIAPNGSGKTTLLNILAGKEPYDDGRVVFRNDIRLAYLEQSPAFDPEKTVLETCFSTDNETVKLIARYEEVISSGNQEGLDHLLAGMDLHNAWDYEQRIKQILTQLKITDFQQKIGELSGGQVKRVALANVLISEPELLIMDEPTNHLDLEMVEWLEEHLTRNNISLLMVTHDRYFLDRVCNQILEIDNKQVFSYKGNYSYYLEKRDERVMAQNAETEKARNLLRKELDWMRRQPQARGTKAKSRIDAFYSLEEKAQQKKDGQNIRLAAKGSYIGKKIFEAKEVSKRFGNVRITEKFNYIFTRYEKMGVVGNNGTGKSTFVKMLLGVEEPDSGGFDIGETVNFGYYSQDGLQFDEQTKVIDVVQAIAEVIDLGDGHRLTASQFLQHFLFPPEKQHNYVYKLSGGEKRRLYLCTVLIKNPNFLVLDEPTNDLDILTLNILEEYLAGFKGCLIVVSHDRYFMDKVVDHLLVFHGNAQIQDFPGNYTQYREWKVAEEKKTAKEEKTAGGGPKTSTSVPETPPHRKRPEEKKKLSFKEKQEFESLEQEIEQMEAEKERITNELSSGNLSTEKLMAKSNRLSELIDLIDEKTMRWLELSDRDQ
- a CDS encoding ComEA family DNA-binding protein, with the translated sequence MKPCLLTLLLTLALVSTGITQAQQPGDWRKLVEQLAEEEMNEAAIENMYEELLQLENNPINLNTATREQLENFPLLSMEDADAIFRFLEKNRPIYTLFELRNVPLLDIKTVEMILPFFYVGETEDKAARPQVSDILKNGRHELQSRFDKTLTQRAGYGEFPDSILERYPNRKYRGEDFYASLRYSFRYRNKVQMGITAEKDAGEPFFKPDYPKGYDHYGFHLIINDIGWLKTVVLGDYRLSFGQGLVLNNDFMISKSWSTGNIARRTLQPKRHFSTAEDGFFRGTAAVAEFRNFAITGFYSNKKIDANLSDDGHITSFKVDGLHRTPLEIGKKRNTREQVAGGNINFRKDRLQIGISGIYYQYNRMYNPTLRDYNFYSLRDFSNFNASIDYSYQLPGLIFAGETSFARNGAVATLNTLQYRFSGNLSFSLLHRHYPISYNAFYAQAFSEGSDVQNERGLYIGTEFRPFPKFSVTAYADFVRFPWLKYNIDTPSNAVDLYLLGTYTFSRQSFLEGRYKYKQKEKNTAWPDEKSRSVLPYATHKFRLRYSRDLRSGWNFRTTADMAHYKEKHFPAENGFMLSQNIGYRGKGSLTGDAYLAWFNADTYEARLYSHERNLLNSFYMPSFYGKGCRLAFSAKYAITDNLSFSVKFGHTRYFNRDTIGSGTELIDGKRRSDLFSYLRWVF
- a CDS encoding TorF family putative porin — translated: MKKVKLFFVLIAVLGTANGVKGQEVAVSAGADIVSSYIWRGQYCGPAAVQPGISLSAGNFSIGAWGSTSFESSWREFDLYAGYSIGNFSVLVTDYFFPRNLPDGEGSGYFDYSEHVFEATLGYSFGESFPLSLAWNTNFAGDDDYSSYFEASYSLPVGSVNVDLILGATPWEGAYSDGFALINASIKASKEITITDSFSLPVFTQAILNPDTKDVFLVFGMSF
- a CDS encoding P-II family nitrogen regulator, which encodes MKKIEAIIRKSKFDEVRAALHEADIDFLSWWGVKGQGTAKQGLIFRGIAYDVNAIERIYLSFVVREVNVQKSIDAILRSAYTGESGDGRIFVSTIEQSIRIRTGDRGDESLYDKEQKDA
- a CDS encoding ammonium transporter, whose product is MKHKIIKYIMMFCALFAIPAIAFAQDDAVPVLNSGDTAWIIVATILVMMMTIPGLALFYGGLVRRKNVLSVLMQCLILTAVIIIEWVAIGYSLAFTSLEGGLNAVVGGFDKIFLQGVGINDLLDGYAIPELLFVSFQGMFAVITPALIIGAFAERIKFSGFLLFSVLWALVVYNPLAHWVWGGGWIGEMGAIDFAGGTVVHINAGISALVMAVLLGKRKGWNVKGAAPITPHNVPFVVVGTALLWLGWLGFNGGSGLAADGLSASALLVTNIAAAAAALTWTALDWVINKKPTVVGFCTGVIAGLVAITPAAGSSGVLGAFVIGLVAGLVCFFMVAYVKPKLGYDDSLDAFGVHGVGGVVGSLLIGIFATQAITGEGGAQGALYGDWNQLWIQVVATVATIAFSAIMTWILFKIVDSIVGIRASAESESVGLDISEHGEIAYE